The Coffea eugenioides isolate CCC68of unplaced genomic scaffold, Ceug_1.0 ScVebR1_358;HRSCAF=1023, whole genome shotgun sequence genome contains a region encoding:
- the LOC113758047 gene encoding uncharacterized protein LOC113758047, with protein sequence MVPPPTYPYGMPAWYNPQAVCAYHSGAPGHSTVDCKALKHRIQDMIEAREIVIRKKEAQGTNINRNPLPEHANTIGVILDDAEYEEQVQKLAREAEVFGVTDQPFIMEVPFEEDKRPFILDLTLAESKALEPVVIEFPEQEPVLSLQRVPWNYDEPVIQIGEKSIAKEEVSVVTRSGRIASPFGATVPIQVNNPELPAKPTVTEKEALDFLKRLQRSEYIVVEKLSKSPAQISMLDLLFSSDMHRDALLEMLTKAQIPKDISVANFSHVVGSVLFTKQITFSDDELPAKGIGHNKALYIAVSCNGKILPKVLIDNGSALNICPWSTLEKLGLQDIKLRPSGTIVRGFDGARREPIGEVDLVIEMGPAQFQIACQVMHFPSVYNVLVGRPWIHKSGAVPSSLHQLLKFIVNDKLITIFAEEDCLVIADSGSKEDGSRSAIVTPHSTADIVSVSWITKEERALSKASVMMAKEMIRGGYEFDKGLGRDLQGILKPVKIVEKKDSFGLGFRPTARDIKEMKECKRAEKEGRPRALDIPPLHYTFPRPTEVITSEINPVDGIETSLAQLFVGATFEDSFPAEAEFPDVPEGSISNWTAEFLPIRKEFR encoded by the coding sequence atggtaccccctcctacctatCCATATGGCATGCCCGCTTGGTATAACCCAcaagctgtctgtgcttatcattcaggggcaCCCGGACATTCGACTGTTGATTGCAAGGCTCTTAAGCATAgaattcaagatatgattgaagcCAGAGAGATTGTAATTAGGAAAAAGGAGGCACAAGGGACGAATATAAATAGGAACCCCTTGCCTGAACACGCTAATACCATTGGGGTCATTCTGGACGACGCAGAGTATGAGGAGCAAGTCCAGAAATTGGCAAGGGAAGCTGAGgtgtttggggtcacagaccaaccATTTATAATGGAGGTGCCATTTGAGGAGGATAAAAGaccttttattttggatctcaCTCTAGCTGAGAGCAAGGCTTTGGAGCCAGTGGTCATCGAATTCCCAGAGCAGGAGCCTGTTTTGAGTTTGCAGCGAGTGCCGTGGAACTACGATGAACCTGTCATACAAATTGGAGAAAAGTCAATTGCCAAAGAAGAGGTGTCAGTGGTCACCAGATCTGGGAGGATTGCAAGTCCGTTTGGAGCTACCGTTCCGATTCAAGTAAATAACCCCGAGCTGCCTGCTAAACCAACAGTTACTGAGAAGGAAgccttggattttcttaaaaggctccaAAGAAGTGAATATATTGTAGTCGAGAAGCTAAGCAAGTCGCCCGCCCAAATATCCATGTTGGATCTGCTCTTTTCTTCGGATATGCATAGGGATGCGTTGCTCGAAATGCTGAccaaagctcaaatccctaaggACATTTCGGTTGCTAATTTCTCACATGTGGTTGGGAGTGtgttatttacaaaacaaattacTTTCTCTGATGATGAATTACCGGCAaaaggcattggacataacaaggctCTGTACATAGCTGTGAGTTGCAACGGGAAAATTTTGCCAAAGGTGTTGATTGACAATGGATCTGCGCTTAATATCTGCCCTTGGAGTACCTTGGAAAAGCTAGGGTTGCAAGATATCAAGCTGAGGCCCTCAGGGACCATAGTtagaggttttgatggagcacgAAGGGAACCTATAGGAGAAGTGGATTTAGTCATCGAGATGGGGCCCGCACAGTTTCAGATAGCTTGCCAAGTCATGCATTTTCCTAGTGTTTATAATGTTTTGGTTGGAAGGCCGTGGATTCATAAGTCCGGAGCTGTGCCTTCTTCATTGCATCAATTGTTGAAATTCATAGTAAATGACAAATTGATAACTATCTTTGCCGAGGAGGATTGCCTCGTGATTGCTGATTCTGGGTCCAAAGAAGATGGTAGCCGAAGCGCCATAGTAACCCCTCATAGCACAGCTGATATCGTCTCCGTAAGTTGGATAACAAAAGAGGAACGAGCTTTGTCAaaggccagtgtcatgatggctaaggaaatgatcCGCGGAGGATATGAGTTTGATAAAGGGCTGGGACGTGATCTGCAAGGAATTCTGAAGCCAGTGAAAATTGTGGAGAAAAAGGATTCATtcggtttgggtttccgaccaacCGCTAGAGACatcaaagaaatgaaggaatGCAAGAGAGCAGAGAAAGAAGGCAGGCCAAGGGCCCTTGATATTCCACCACTGCATTATACTTTTCCACGACCGACCGAGGTGATCACATCAGAGATTAACCCAGTTGACGGAATCGAAActagtttggcccaattgttcgttggggcgACATTTGAAGACAGTTTCCCAGCTGAGGCCGAGTTTCCCGACGTCCCTGAAGGATCCATttccaattggacagccgagttTCTGCCCAttcggaaggagtttcggtaa